A single window of Myripristis murdjan chromosome 21, fMyrMur1.1, whole genome shotgun sequence DNA harbors:
- the LOC115380334 gene encoding inhibin beta B chain-like: MSRYSLTLSCLVACILSVRCILATGTETQTLSQESCASCGLRAPDQSERLDVDFLEAVKRHILNRLQMRERPNITHPIPKAAMVTALRRLHAGKVREDGRVEIPNFEGHAAYSNEVQEETSEIISFAESDEQVSSRSSMYFLISNEGNQNLYVAQANLWLYFRVLPAGPEKGPRRKVTVKVHYQEAGAAGGAEGGPGGGGGGGGGAGRWALVEKRVDLKRSGWHTFPLSEAVRAVFGKGSRRQDLEVRCEGCETAGVAPVLVDPGDPSHRPFLVVRARQAEGKHRIRKRGLECDGSSGGLCCRQQFYIDFRLIGWNDWIIAPAGYYGNYCEGSCPAYMAGVPGSASSFHTAVVNQYRVRGMSPGSVNSCCIPTKLSTMSMLYFDNEYNIVKRDVPNMIVEECGCA, encoded by the exons atgagcAGGTACAGTCTGACATTGTCTTGTTTAGTTGCTTGCATTCTCTCAGTGCGCTGCATTTTGGCGACCGGGACAGAGACTCAAACCTTGTCCCAGGAGTCGTGCGCGTCCTGCGGCCTCAGGGCGCCGGATCAGTCGGAGCGACTGGACGTGGACTTCTTGGAGGCGGTTAAGAGACATATACTGAACAGGctgcagatgagagagagaccCAACATCACCCATCCCATCCCGAAGGCTGCGATGGTGACAGCCCTGAGGAGACTGCACGCCGGCAAAGTGCGAGAGGACGGCCGAGTTGAGATCCCCAACTTTGAGGGACATGCCGCCTACAGCAACGAAGTCCAAGAAGAGACCTCGGAGATCATCAGTTTCGCCGAATCAG ATGAGCAAGTGTCATCCAGGTCCAGCATGTACTTCCTCATCTCCAATGAGGGCAACCAGAACCTGTACGTGGCCCAGGCCAACCTGTGGCTCTACTTCCGTGTGCTGCCCGCTGGCCCCGAGAAAGGGCCCCGCCGGAAGGTGACAGTCAAGGTCCACTACCAGGAGGCCGGAGCCGCCGGCGGTGCAGAGGGAGGCCcgggcggcggcggtggcggtggcggggGCGCAGGCCGCTGGGCCCTGGTGGAGAAGCGGGTGGATCTGAAGCGCAGCGGCTGGCACACCTTCCCCTTGTCAGAGGCGGTTCGGGCTGTGTTCGGGAAAGGCAGCCGGCGGCAGGACCTGGAGGTCCGCTGCGAGGGCTGCGAGACGGCTGGCGTGGCGCCGGTGTTGGTGGACCCGGGCGACCCGTCCCACCGGCCCTTCCTGGTGGTGCGGGCACGACAGGCCGAGGGGAAGCACCGCATCCGCAAGAGGGGGCTGGAGTGTGACGGCAGCAGCGGGGGCCTGTGCTGCCGGCAGCAGTTTTACATAGACTTCCGCCTCATCGGCTGGAATGACTGGATCATTGCACCAGCCGGCTACTATGGCAACTACTGCGAGGGCAGCTGCCCGGCCTACATGGCGGGTGTGCCGGGCTCAGCCTCGTCCTTCCACACGGCGGTGGTCAACCAGTACCGCGTGAGGGGGATGAGCCCCGGCTCCGTCAACTCCTGCTGCATCCCCACCAAGCTCAGCACCATGTCCATGCTCTACTTTGACAATGAGTACAACATTGTCAAGAGGGACGTGCCCAACATGATTGTGGAGGAGTGCGGCTGCGCCTGA